Proteins encoded together in one Panthera uncia isolate 11264 chromosome A2, Puncia_PCG_1.0, whole genome shotgun sequence window:
- the TAS2R60 gene encoding LOW QUALITY PROTEIN: taste receptor type 2 member 60 (The sequence of the model RefSeq protein was modified relative to this genomic sequence to represent the inferred CDS: inserted 5 bases in 5 codons; substituted 3 bases at 3 genomic stop codons), whose translation MNGDDMIPGSPVTDKRAIILAIVLLFLCLVAAVSNGFITAALDVEWLLQRTLLPCDKLLVSLGASCLCLQXGVMRRTIYIFLYPEAFPSNLVLQFLAFWRDWPSYDSPPTXLSVFHCMKIATFTLPIFLWLKXKVSGLVAWMXVGLSNLSTILXFIGNQSLXQYFVRRRLQSGNAIENTVRPYEKFYFFCLKLVSWTVVTAVFLFDMXLVMSLERHTKKVCLSNXGFCEPRAQVHNQVLLALMSFSVLSTSCFLSLVLNAAGVFPFWDPSYWVWQAVIYLCSAVPITALEQPPAERCGGEGLLCRVLGIVSCN comes from the exons ATGAATGGAGATGACATGATTCCAGGATCTCCAGTGACTGATAAGAGAGCCATCATCTTGGCTatcgttttattatttttgtgcctGGTGGCAGCAGTGAGCAATGGCTTCATCACTGCAGCTCTGGACGTGGAGTGGTTGCTACAGAGAACACTGTTACCTTGTGATAAATTATTAGTCAGCCTGGGGGCCTCTTGCCTCTGTCTGC TGGGTGTGATGAGGAGGaccatttatattttcctgtatCCAGAGGCCTTCCCATCCAACCTTGTACTGCAGTTCCTAGCCTTCTGGCGGGACTGGCCATCTTACGATTCTCCACCTACCTAGCTCAGTGTCTTCCATTGCATGAAAATTGCAACCTTCACCCTCCCCATCTTCCTCTGGCTAAAATAGAAGGTGTCTGGGTTGGTTGCATGGA CTGTAGGGCTCTCCAACTTGAGCACCATCT TTTTCATAGGCAACCAGAGCTTGTAACAGTACTTTGTAAGGAGAAGGTTGCAATCTGGGAATGCCATTGAGAATACCGTGAGACCATATGAGAAATTCTACTTCTTCTGTTTAAAACTTGTTAGCTGGACAGTCGTTACTGCTGTCTTCCTTTTCGACA GTTTGGTCATGTCTCTGGAAAGACACACTAAGAAGGTCTGCCTGTCCA GTGGCTTTTGTGAGCCCAGGGCCCAGGTGCACAACCAGGTTCTCCTGGCTCTCATGTCCTTTTCCGTCCTCTCCACCTCCTGTTTTCTGTCACTGGTGCTCAATGCTGCAggtgtttttccattttgggACCCTAGCTACTGGGTGTGGCAGGCAGTGATTTATCTGTGCTCAGCAGTCCCCATCACTGCACTTGAGCAACCCCCGGCCGAGAGGTGTGGTGGAGAGGGGCTGCTGTGCAGGGTGCTGGGCATCGTGAGTTGTAATTGA